The Physeter macrocephalus isolate SW-GA chromosome 17, ASM283717v5, whole genome shotgun sequence nucleotide sequence CCACATTCACCGCATTCATAAGGCTTCTCtcctgtatgaattctctgatgggTTAGGAAGTGTGACTTTTTATTAAAGGCTTTCCCGCATCCCTCGCATTCATAAGGTGTTCTTGCTGTATGATTTCTCTGATGTAGAATGAGCTGTGATGTGCGTACaaaagcttttccacattcactgcattcacAAGGTTTCTCTCTGATATGAATTTTCTGATGTGTTATGAGGTGCAAGTTTTTATTGAAGGCTTCCCCACATTCCCTGCATTCATAGGATTTTTCTCCTGTATGATTTCGCTGGTGAACAACAAGCTGAGACTTACTACAGAAGGCctttccacattctttacatccatagggtttctctcctgtatggaTTCTTTGATGGATAATCAGGTTTGACTTTTGTATAAAACCTTTCCCACAATCACTACACCCAaaaggtttctctcctgtatgtaTTCTGTAATGTAATCTGAGCTTCGTCTTTTCCCTGTAAGCTTTTCCACATTCTttgcattcatagggtttctctcctgtatgagtCTTATGGTGTAGAATGAGATGATATTTTGTTCTAAAGGATTTCTGACACTCGATACATTCATAcggtttctctcctgtatgagtTCTCTGGTGCAGAGTGAGATGACATTTTGTACTGAAACCTTTCTGACATTCACTGCATCTGTATGGCTTCTCTCCTGTATGGGTTCTCTGGTGTATTATGAGCTTTGACTTATACCTGAAGGATCTGGGACATTCACTGCATTCGTAAGGTTTCCCTTCTGTGTGAATTCTGTGATGTCTTTTAAGATTTGTTACTGTGCTGAAAGACCTCACACATAAATTATGTTCATAGTACTGGGCTCGAGGGTGGGAGGTTTCATGTAGAGTATGGAAAAATGACTTCCCATAATCATTTAACTCATCAGAGTTCATTTCTGCATAGCTTTTACTCTGAAAACTTGGGTCTGAGTTTTGTTTCAAACTTATTCCTCTTGAGACACATTTATGGGGTCTTTCTGTAAATGAAACAAAGTTTTTgctcaaaggaaatatttttcccaatGCATTGTTTTCATGATCTCTCTCCACAGGTCTACCCTTCCTGTTATCTTCCCAATGCCAATCATAAACTTGCCACATTacttctagaaaaagaaatcaatggatACTACCATTATCATGAAATGGAGAGGGATGAAATCTCAAGTCAATATccaaagagatggagaaagtgaTACAGTAGGTGCACAACGTAAGTCTGAGGCACCCAATAAAAGAAACAGTAATAAGTAATGAACGGAAGGACATGGGTGTCATCGAACATTGGAACAAATCTATGAATATTTGAAAGCAAAATAGAAGAGGTATATGACTATGGATAAAAGGTAAAAGAGGTTGGTTGTGTCTAATGAGCTACGGTAAAAGAACAActaagcaaaaaaggaaagaccAAATGAACTAGGCAAAGATCTGACCCAGGGTAGATACAAGGAGGTAAGTCTCCTCCCAGGTGTCTAGCAAAAGAGAGTCATATATGGAAGGGTAGTAAGAGAAGCAGGCAACATTCATGCTGAAGACTTCTTTTCATTCAAAGTCACTTCTAAGGGTTCAGAgactatgagaaaaaaatattaaaatggggggagggataaattaggagtttgggattaacagatacacactactatatataaaatacacaaacaacaaggacctactgtatagcacagggatctatattcaatatcttgtaataacctataatggaaaagaatctgaaaaagaatatatatataatacatataactgaatcactctgctgtacatctgaaactaacataacattgtaaattaaatatacttcaattaaaaaaatatattaaaataacaaagttcCCAACCCAACAATGACCAACTGTTACTTTGCTTCCACGAACTCCCACTGCATTGGTTTCACTCACCTGGACCACACTGACTTGGGAATTCCCTCTCTactgctgctttttctttttcttttcctttctccaggtGCATCACTTGTTCTGGCTTGGTAACTTGATAACCTGTCAAGGGGGGTAATCACAGAGAATCTGAGCAGTATTGGGTCCTGTAAGGAAAAGTACTGTTTCAGGGAATGTATAGTTTAAATCTCAGCAAAATTGAaacttttcatttggaaaatgaaataaagtacagTCACTGTATgatactaaataaaataagctcTGTTACCTACCTATACTAGTCCAAGTCCAAAATCATTGACGATATCAAAGCAcgcataaattgtagcaatggaaaaaagacaggcAATAAATGGGCTTACGCTGCGATATTTAGGAAAGTTGTCTTTACCCAATGACATTAGGTTGCTATAATTTTCCAACATCACATCCCGGTAGAGGTTCTTCTGAACAATGTCTAGCAGCTGCCACTCTTCCCAGGTGAAATCCACAGCCACATCATTGAATGACAATAAGCCCTGTTGTAACATAATCCTTTTTAATCTGGAGTtaatataatggaataaaatagtaACGATTTATAGGATATTATTCTATCTTTACtatgaaaatttataaacatatatcatTCTGTACCTAGTTTTGATTGACATCTGTGGGCTAAATTCATTAAAGCTCTCCTTTCTTTGTGCATTCTTCATTCACTTCTTTACTCATTCACTTACCCAATGTAAAATGTCACTGAAATATTAAACTACCTAAAGACAATCTGCAACCCACCTTACAAGCATTTAATGTTACTTACTAtacattttgcattaaaaaaggaaatagagcaTGGTCCTGCCATCAAATGCCTTCTGATCTATTTGAGTTCAAAGAATTGCATATAGTTCAAAGGGACAGGAGAAGAGGCTGAAAGGGACAGATGCCCAGGTGACAGGTAGGAACACATCTTGGAGCAAGAATGCACATGTCCTGCAGACACTTGGTAGCCACTGCAGTGTTTTTCATATACAAAAGTATGCTACGCTCAGAACTGCCTATTAGAAATTGGACTACGTATTAAATCACAATACTCAAAGAAAGCAAACACAAAGCTTTCACTCTGTGCTATGTATTGTTCTAAGCATCTTACATACAGTAACACAATGATGTGCACAGTAACCTTTATGTAAGCACtactattatctttttttttataggtaagggatttttaaagttttctatctGTGCCTGTTATACCTCCCACATTTCCTTAGGAAGATGACTTTTCACTGGGTCCACTGTCTGGATGAGAAAAAAGTAACAGGAAGACCCATCTTCACACTTAAATGTCCAGGAAatctttactgaattcatgtGCTTCCTTCTTAAATACAAAGTAAACCttgcaaaacatttttatcttctGTGATGGTTTCCAGTATTAACAGAGAAATGATGGCAACCCACTTCCGGATCCTGCTGCTTATGTGGCAATGTTCTAATTATCAGCACCTTGCAGGACCCTATGACACGCAGATGAGTTTCCCTTCCTGATTAGCTATTCTGGATCATTTATTCTATCTCCCAATCTAAGCACATCCCTCCTAGCCAGAATGTATCTATATATAGTGTTCTCTTTGATtgcatacattttaataaaactccAAAaatcaaaaatgcaaaacaaactgggaaaaaaaaccaaacagctcACCTGGGACTTTgtcatttttaacagcttttagGAAGTCACCACCACATTTCGGATCTGTCCTGAAGTCCTGGTAATGGTGTCTCATCAAGGGTATCCTTAGCAAGGATGAATTTCCGGGCTTGAGAcctacttttttcctttataggAATGACCTTATTCTAGGAAGCAGGCATCTATggattcaagaaaatatttgtttagtatGGAAGTAATGATAAAAGCAAGTTCCAATACATGCAAGGAACTGTTTCAAGTATGTTCTTTTCTcacttaaccctcacaacaaccctataacgTACAGATGATAATTATTCCATTTTAGAGAAAACTAACAGAGGAAAGGTTAAGCACCTAGCTAAAACCCAACAGCTAGTAACTGGCGGAGAAAGGACTAAAACACAAACCCCCAGAATCAATAAATCCCCTGAGTCTAAGGAGAACTACCAGAATTATCCTTTCATCTTAGCCAACCAAcacaaaaagtaggaaaaatatcTAGAACAACTATTTTAAGACCCAGAagtcagagaaaaaggaaaacaaacaaggtgAGAACTCTGTGCTGAAGCTCACTGCCTGGAGAGAATTTCCAGTCCAGAGCACAGGGAGAAGGAACCCCCAAACCGTCCAGCAGTCTTGCTGAGTTAATGATACAGAATTTCAAGTCTGAGAAGCAAAGGTGACTAGAGTTTGCCAGGCAGTACctcagaaaaaagagagaaaagtcacTCTGTAGATATGCAGAGGGCTCCTCTGAGTCTCTGGCTAAGGATCGGTGAACTGAGGAAATTACCAAGGCCCCTGGAAGGAGGAGGTGGAACAACTCCTGGAGCTCACACAAGATCAGGAATACTTAGCATTCCCACTAGGCAGGGTAGAAAGACCTTCCACCAGGACTTCAAACAGAGGCCTCAGAAGAGTACTGCCTCAGTAATAGGTACAGAGtaatcagagacaaaagactgTTTTGGCCCCACCTAAGAAAGTTGAAAAGAAAGCCTCCGAAGAATCAAACCTTTTCAAAGTAACTTGACTACATGCCAGAGCGAACCTCAAAAGTAgttgaaggaataaaagaaaatcctGTAAACAACAATATCAAACTGACAATATCTGACATCCAATCGAAAATTAccagacatgcaaagaagcaaaaaaatatgACCCAAAGCCAAGGGAAAATTCAAGCTAGAGAGACAAACCAAAATGACAAAAGGGATAGAATGGGCAGACtagtacatttctttaaaattatacacacacacacacacacacacacatatatacataaaatatggaatatgtatatattccacaTATTCCACAAGAGAAAAGCACGAgcatgatgaaaaaaataataataaaatatttaacaagtgcCACTGAAACAAATAGGATATTCATGTTTGCCTCAAaccaaaatcaactcaaaatggaatataaatgtaagggttaaaactataaaacttctggaagaaag carries:
- the LOC102993696 gene encoding zinc finger protein 585A-like isoform X1; the encoded protein is MTKSQGLLSFNDVAVDFTWEEWQLLDIVQKNLYRDVMLENYSNLMSLGYQVTKPEQVMHLEKGKEKEKAAVEREFPSQCGPERPHKCVSRGISLKQNSDPSFQSKSYAEMNSDELNDYGKSFFHTLHETSHPRAQYYEHNLCVRSFSTVTNLKRHHRIHTEGKPYECSECPRSFRYKSKLIIHQRTHTGEKPYRCSECQKGFSTKCHLTLHQRTHTGEKPYECIECQKSFRTKYHLILHHKTHTGEKPYECKECGKAYREKTKLRLHYRIHTGEKPFGCSDCGKGFIQKSNLIIHQRIHTGEKPYGCKECGKAFCSKSQLVVHQRNHTGEKSYECRECGEAFNKNLHLITHQKIHIREKPCECSECGKAFVRTSQLILHQRNHTARTPYECEGCGKAFNKKSHFLTHQRIHTGEKPYECGECGKAFIDKSQLIVHRRTHTGEKPYECKECGKAFNKKSSLITHQRIHTGEKPYECSECGKAFIDKSHLIVHQRTHTGERPYECSECGKAFIRKAMLIVHQRTHTGEKPFVCLECQKAFSSMAMLSRHQLIHTGEKPHGCSECGKAFRQKSHLIIHQRCHTGEKPYGCIPCGQIFNQKSQLARHQRHHTGEKPYQCTQCGKAVFEKSYLSVHQRSHAGQKPYQCGECGKTYSVKFFLTSHEEIHT
- the LOC102993696 gene encoding zinc finger protein 260-like isoform X2, whose translation is MWQVYDWHWEDNRKGRPVERDHENNALGKIFPLSKNFVSFTERPHKCVSRGISLKQNSDPSFQSKSYAEMNSDELNDYGKSFFHTLHETSHPRAQYYEHNLCVRSFSTVTNLKRHHRIHTEGKPYECSECPRSFRYKSKLIIHQRTHTGEKPYRCSECQKGFSTKCHLTLHQRTHTGEKPYECIECQKSFRTKYHLILHHKTHTGEKPYECKECGKAYREKTKLRLHYRIHTGEKPFGCSDCGKGFIQKSNLIIHQRIHTGEKPYGCKECGKAFCSKSQLVVHQRNHTGEKSYECRECGEAFNKNLHLITHQKIHIREKPCECSECGKAFVRTSQLILHQRNHTARTPYECEGCGKAFNKKSHFLTHQRIHTGEKPYECGECGKAFIDKSQLIVHRRTHTGEKPYECKECGKAFNKKSSLITHQRIHTGEKPYECSECGKAFIDKSHLIVHQRTHTGERPYECSECGKAFIRKAMLIVHQRTHTGEKPFVCLECQKAFSSMAMLSRHQLIHTGEKPHGCSECGKAFRQKSHLIIHQRCHTGEKPYGCIPCGQIFNQKSQLARHQRHHTGEKPYQCTQCGKAVFEKSYLSVHQRSHAGQKPYQCGECGKTYSVKFFLTSHEEIHT
- the LOC102993696 gene encoding zinc finger protein 260-like isoform X3, with protein sequence MHLEKGKEKEKAAVEREFPSQCGPERPHKCVSRGISLKQNSDPSFQSKSYAEMNSDELNDYGKSFFHTLHETSHPRAQYYEHNLCVRSFSTVTNLKRHHRIHTEGKPYECSECPRSFRYKSKLIIHQRTHTGEKPYRCSECQKGFSTKCHLTLHQRTHTGEKPYECIECQKSFRTKYHLILHHKTHTGEKPYECKECGKAYREKTKLRLHYRIHTGEKPFGCSDCGKGFIQKSNLIIHQRIHTGEKPYGCKECGKAFCSKSQLVVHQRNHTGEKSYECRECGEAFNKNLHLITHQKIHIREKPCECSECGKAFVRTSQLILHQRNHTARTPYECEGCGKAFNKKSHFLTHQRIHTGEKPYECGECGKAFIDKSQLIVHRRTHTGEKPYECKECGKAFNKKSSLITHQRIHTGEKPYECSECGKAFIDKSHLIVHQRTHTGERPYECSECGKAFIRKAMLIVHQRTHTGEKPFVCLECQKAFSSMAMLSRHQLIHTGEKPHGCSECGKAFRQKSHLIIHQRCHTGEKPYGCIPCGQIFNQKSQLARHQRHHTGEKPYQCTQCGKAVFEKSYLSVHQRSHAGQKPYQCGECGKTYSVKFFLTSHEEIHT